A genomic segment from Micropterus dolomieu isolate WLL.071019.BEF.003 ecotype Adirondacks linkage group LG03, ASM2129224v1, whole genome shotgun sequence encodes:
- the LOC123968435 gene encoding hepcidin-like → MKTLSVAVAVAVVLAFICLPESSAVPVTEVQELEEPMSNDNLAAAHEDMSVESWKMPYNNRQKRGIKCRFCCGCCTPGVCGVCCRF, encoded by the exons ATGAAGACACTCAGTGTTGCAGTTGCAGTGGCCGTCGTGCTCGCCTTTATTTGCCTTCCGGAGAGCTCTGCTGTCCCAGTCACTGAG GtgcaggagctggaggagccAATGAGCAATGACAATCTAGCTGCTGCACACGAAGACATGTCAGTGGAATCCTGGAAG ATGCCATATAACAACAGACAGAAGCGCGGCATTAAATGTCGCTTTTGCTGTGGCTGCTGCACCCCCGGCGTCTGTGGAGTGTGCTGCAGGTTCTGA